DNA sequence from the Halobacterium sp. DL1 genome:
TACCAGCTACCACTCCGTAAGTGCGTCGCGGCCGTGTGAGTGGGTGAGCACGCCGAGGAACGTCGCGACGCCCGTGAGCGCGAACGCGCCGCCGACGTAGAACGCCCACTCCATGCCGAACTGCGACATGAGCGCGCCGCCGAGCATCGGCGCGAGCACACTCCCGGGCCGCCAGACGAGTTCCCGGACGCCGAACGAGGAGGCCACGCCGGCGCCGTCGCTGCCCTCGTCGGCGAACAGCGCCATGCTCGCGGGCTCCCGGAAGGAGTCCGCGACGCCGAGCAGGCCGTTCACCACTAGCAGCGGGACGAACGCGGGCGACAGAGACCCGAGCACGGGGAACAAGGTGGGTGCGCCGAGGGCGGCGCCGACGGCAGGCGTAAACGGCACGGTGAGTGCAACGAGGCCGTACGCCGTGCCGCCGACGGCGACGAACAGCGAGCGCCCGTAGCGGTCCGAGAGCGTGCCCGTGTGCGGTTGGCAGAGCATGTTGGTGAACTTCTCCGCGCCGAGCACGACGGCCACCACGACGCCGCTGTAGGCCAGTCCGCCCTCCGCGACGGTGAGGCCGGCGAACACTGACACCCACGAGCGCACGAGCGTCACCGCGACGGCGTACTGCGACCGGAAACTCGTCAGCGTGAGGATGCGGCGGTTCACCGCGAGGTCGCTGAACGGGAACCCCCGGATGCGGGTGTCGTCGGCGTCGAGGAACATCCACACCGCGACGAACGCGACGACGAACTGGGCGCCGAGGAGGTAGAACACCGGCCCGAAGCCGTAGAGGTCGTAGAGGCCACCGGCGGCGGCGAACCCGAGCAGGGAGGCCGCGAACCGCCAGGCGTTCGCCTTCCCGATGTGGTTCGCGCGCGTCTCCTTCGTCGCGAGTTCGCCGACGAGCGCGAGGCTCAACAGCCCCATCCCGGTGGCGAGGATGCCCTGGCCACCGCGCACGGCGACGAGTTCCCACGACGAGTCGACGACGACGAAGGCGGCCGAAACGACCACGCCGAACCCGAGTAATGCGAGGAGCACGTCGCGCTTGTCGTAGCGGTCGCCCGCCCACGCGAGGGGCACGACGGCGACGGCCTGCGTCGCCGTGAACCCCGTGAAGAACAGACCCAGCATCAGCCCCGACGCCCCCAGTTCGTTGGCGTACTTCGGGAGCAGCAACGCGAGCGCGCTGAAGCCGAACCCGCCCGCGAACCGCGTGACGTACAGCGCGTAGAACTGGAGTCGGTCGCGGTTCACAGTCGCGGGTGTCGGGGTGCGGCCAAGACTGTTGTGAAACCGGGCGGCGACGATGGGTTTCGGACCGCGCACCAACCGATAGATTCAGCCAGCGCGACAACCGGTCGCCTGGCGGTCGCAGGGAGAGCGAAGCGCTCCCGAGACCTCAGGAATCTCCGATTCCTGGCGGATTGTAAGGGCGAGCGCACCTCGACGAACCCGGACGAAGTGAGCACCGAACGACTGGAGGGAGTGAGGCGCACAACGAGTCCCGGGAGTCGAGCGGTGCGAGGGCTTACAGGCGTCAACGTCGGCAACTGCAGTTCTGTAGGCGTCTACGATGACTGTCCGCCGGTTCCGCGAATCCTTTTGTCCCTGGGCCCGGAGTCCCGTCCATGAACCTCACGGACCGACCGCGTCGCCTGCGCCGGGACGGCGTCCGCGGCCTCGTCTCGGAGACGACGCTCTCACCCTCGGACTTCGTCGCGCCGGTGTTCGTCGACGCCACCGCCGACGAGCGCCGCCCCATCGAGTCGATGCCGGGCCAGGAGCGCGTCCCGCTCGACGACGCCGTCGCGCGCGTCGAGGAAGTCCTGGAGACGGGCGTGGAGGCCGTCA
Encoded proteins:
- a CDS encoding MFS transporter, with product MNRDRLQFYALYVTRFAGGFGFSALALLLPKYANELGASGLMLGLFFTGFTATQAVAVVPLAWAGDRYDKRDVLLALLGFGVVVSAAFVVVDSSWELVAVRGGQGILATGMGLLSLALVGELATKETRANHIGKANAWRFAASLLGFAAAGGLYDLYGFGPVFYLLGAQFVVAFVAVWMFLDADDTRIRGFPFSDLAVNRRILTLTSFRSQYAVAVTLVRSWVSVFAGLTVAEGGLAYSGVVVAVVLGAEKFTNMLCQPHTGTLSDRYGRSLFVAVGGTAYGLVALTVPFTPAVGAALGAPTLFPVLGSLSPAFVPLLVVNGLLGVADSFREPASMALFADEGSDGAGVASSFGVRELVWRPGSVLAPMLGGALMSQFGMEWAFYVGGAFALTGVATFLGVLTHSHGRDALTEW